aaacaaattaaaagttaaaatgcaaaaaaaaaaaatttaaaaatcaatcaGCTATTTCTGCTATTTTTAAACAAGACATTTAGTACatcatgtatgtttttatgGTAATATGAGACTGAAATATGTGCTGAATCTATGAAAAATCAACTTTCAGAAAAAAGCTTTGTATTTGAGGAATATGCATTAAAAATCTTTAAAGATATAATGAGTTTCAATGACTTTTGAAACCACGGGTAAAACAGTCCGTAGATTATAGGATTTAACGCGGAATTAAAATAGCCCAACCAGAAAAACACTTCATAAAGAACAGGAGGAGTTACAAAGTCAATATAGGGGTCGAGTATAGAGGTGACAAAGTAAGGCATCCAGCAGAGTATGAAGGCACCTACAACAATGCCAAGGGTCTTTGCAGCCTTTCGCTCTGAGCTGTGAGTTTTCCTCTTCccattattttgtttaaaacgTGGCTGTTGCCTCATATCTCCAAGATGTCTGACATGTTGTCCGGCTACCAGAAATATTTTAGCATAAAGGCCAATCATTACCGAACATGGCAGGAAAAATACAATCAGAGTGTTTGGGGTGCTCCACTGTGCGTTGAACAGAAGGATGCAGCTCCCCAAGCAATTTATGGAAGTGATGTATCCATCTAGGCCTGTCACACTGCCCTTAGAGTAAACGAGACCACAGGAGTAAGAAGCAGCTGCAGCCCAGCTCAACGCTACCATCAGCCAAGCCACAGGAATGGACACTGTGTCATGGTACCGCAGAGGATTGCAAACTGCCTGGTATCGATCAACTGCAATGGAAACCAGGTGGAATATTGAAGCACATGCGAGGAAATAGTCGAAAGTTGAGTGCAATGAGCAGAAAGAATCTCCAAAGTACCAGCAGCCCTCCACTGATCTGATTATGCTGAAGGGCATCACGACGGCCCCCAGAAGCAGGTCAGCCAGGGCCAGTGACATCACCAGCATGTTAGTCGGTGTGTGCAGCTGCTTGAAGTGCGCGATGGAGATGATGACCACCAGGTTCCCCGTGATGGTCATGGTCATCCCCGACACAAAAAACACGTACAAGGCAATCCTGGCAAATCCAGAGTAGCTACTTTTAACACACGTTTCATTAGCTGCTGGATAGCAGTACTGGTATGTTTTCAGCTCTAGCGAAATGTTCATTTCTCTGCCACAAAGCAACAACAGAATAAAACAGCGTAGAGCTGTTGTCTTATAAGACCCTGCAATTGGCTGACATCCTTTCCAGGGtgtttctctgccttgtgccctgggcTTCCTGGGTTGGCTCCAAGCAAACTCTGCAACCttctactggataagcagttatggatgatGAATGATGAGACGTTTTCTTAAAGGTCATGAGTTTTCCATCTCTTGAAcatgctgtgtttttcttttggaaagaactttatttatatacttgAACATCCCCTTTGAGACAAGCAAACCTATTACAGCAGGTCACGCAATATGCAGATGGGAATTTTTCTTTCAtctaatttaaatatatttgcatatagtAGGCATGGGGACAAGTGCCTGCCATGATTATCTGTGTGATTTACAGCATGACTCAGCATATCGACAAAGGAAGTAGAAGTCAGTTGTTTTCTTTATGAGaggtgattttaatttttatatctTAAGTACAGTCTGTATTAGGTTTTAGTGTTTAGGACTTAATGTCAATATAAACTGAAAGACTGAACAGGAGAGACATGCAAAGTGGACTGATTGCTCAGAGTTTTGTcaaaagtattttgtgtttctccAGCATCTTTCCACAGGTCTGAAGGTGActgtgttgccatggaaactggGAGCTGTATTGATTATGAATATAAAGGTCCTGGTTACCTGAGAATACAGTCACAACACAGGAACATGAAAGAAATTCTTACCATTTGAGAATATATTGGCACTACTCTGTGTTAACAAGATATTTTTGCGTCATAGTAAAGAGAAACGATTATATGTGAAATAAAGTTTTggttatgaaatatttattataaaaggTAGCCTACCATAAAGTCATTTGCTATTAAAATTAGGCTTTGAAGTCAGTACTTAGTGCAGGTGATAGCAGTAATGTATCATAAATAGCGGGTCAAGACAATATAGTATTACTCAGTAGCCAGTAGGGGGAGCTAAATAATCATTCATCTATCTTCCAcactcctggtcagggtcactgggggcctggagcctatcccaggcagcgcatgcacaaggctggggtacagtctGGGCGGGATGTGAATTCATTACAGGACACATACACTGTCATGCACTGCAGGCAAtacagagatgccagttagccgAGTGCAGAGTGCAGCTCACTGGGTTTGGAACCTGAGTCCACGACTGTGAGCAGAGCTGGACAGACCGTCTGGCTTACTGGGTATTTTCCTGATTTTTAAGCCCAGTCAACTGTAATCATACTGTCCCCTCAGAAGCCTGGCTTGGAGAataatcataccactgtaatcatactgTACCATATCATCAGAACCCAGAGAGTAATGATACCGCTGTAATCATACTATATCATCAGAGCCCAGTCTGCGAGAGTAATgataccactgtaatcataccatttcatcagagccctggctgggaCATTAATCCTGCCATCACTGGGCCTTTGAACAAGGCTGTTAACCCCAATGGCTCCTGGAATACAAACCATTCTGGTGCTTATTATGAGATAGATTAGTTACAACAATTTATATTACTCAGGATATTTATATTAAATGGAACATTATTAATTTAGTAGTTTTGTCTTTTTGAGATGGAGAAATTActtcttttttgtcttttcttGTTAAACATAGTATTCTTAATAAcaatgtgaaataaaaatgtatgatTCTTATTGCTGTTATATTACCATATTGTATTAATAAGAAGTCAGGTTGTCTGGTTCAGTTTAGCCTGCAACATTTCTGATTTGATGTGTGAAGTCAGCATAAAGCCGTAGCCGTAGAAGCTAAAGATATGCTAAAGTACTTCATTACTACTTCATTTtctatgttttaatgtttttcataCCTTTTATAACACCAGGAAGATGGTTAAGGTACATTTCATAGGATCTGACTGGGTAACATTAGAAGTCAGCAAACACTATGGATGTTTTATCTTTCGCTCTATGATTCCCACTGTGACTGTTTAGAGGAAGAAAGACTGAGTGTGTGATTAATGTGCTGAGACGGCCCCACTTCAGTCCTGTGGGGCCTGCTGTATTACGTAAGTGTAGCCTTGTAATACGAGGTCACTAAGTGTAGTTAGAAGACCAGGCTATGCCACCTAAGGCCCCACCCCTTAAGGTGTGTGATTACTGTTACCCTCAGGATTCCCACAAGCACAGCTACATCGCAAAAATGACAGAGACTCGTATCCCAGGAACTGGGCAACGTTTATTAACACAAAACCTTTAAAAGAATATAAATAGCATAAATTCACAGATTATTAAAACATGGCTAAAACCACAGGTCTGAAGCCAGGAAGAGcagttacaaaaataaaaaattagaaaaaaaacattgcttttTCTCAAGTGAAATGTATGATTACTTAGTTATATTGGGCACATTCCTAACAtatatagggtgaccagattatccatgtcagggaggtcactttgagctacttcgggttttacaaactacttccaaattaaaaggctcctgtgctcggctaaagagttcaactcttcttgtgctttgactggtttgtttccttgactgaaagactcatccagctgtttcacattaacattagtgacacatgcatgattataggagactgaccaatcagcacacagcaagaactcagtgctcaagtgaaatccaggtccgtttaattgacatggtaatttacaattcctgtcctagctcagagtgtcctccctgacatggagtATCTGGTCACTCTAAACatatatcattttaaatgcaatggtcatgtgatttttaaaatgttacctGTCAGACCTGTGGCCTTGCTTTCTAATGATTGGAGAAGAATTCCTCTTCAAAAACTCAGAGAGCCAATCAGACCTGGAATGTTACTTTCCACAAACACCTCAGCAAAGATCACACCTAGCTCCTTAATTTTTGTGACATATTTTATGTTGTCCATCATTCAGTTGGATCAATTTCATTTGTGACATAAAAACAAGTGCATTTTACAAAAGGTATTTTTTATTAAgtagtcagtcctgctacaacaTGTGATATCATCACATATCTGCTCTAACATGATTGATATATTAGTACCCAAGTCCAATTGGTCTTTGGCAGATGACATATCACCAAAGTGCATCTTGGGTAAAATGGCATTTTTAAGGTATTGTGGACTCTGGATATCTGTTCTGCATTCAACTTGGAGCCTTTTCTTTTTGTTCATTTACTTTTGAAACTGGCAAAATGGTATGTCGTGTGAAAGACTGCAGTAATAAATCCAACGGTTGAAAAATTAACCATGAGACAACTTTTTTAGACTTCCTACCTGGAAAAACGGGCAGCTACAGCAGATGGAGAAGATGCCAAAGAGCAATTGCATGGCTTGGGTTGCAGCCGTGAGACGCAACACCATCACTCTCATCAAAATGTCTCCGTTTGTGTATGTTTGCTCTTGACATTTACATAAAGCAAGATTTTGACATATAGGACAGTGTTGGCATGATGTGTGCAGCGGTCAAATACCTGCTGTCAACTAGCTGCAGCAGATGTAGAGGAAGGTaccaaagtacggtacttcaaggtgatGGTtctccactggcataaaactggTACTGGTTCCAAATGACACTGAGCTGTACTGTATTtgaaaatggctgtagtatattatagggctggatgacgtgcgatattaataccaacatcgcatgttatgcacatctGATTATTACATCGCTTGTCAGCTAGATTAAAATCAGGCTTTTTGTTACCTTCAGTTTGGTATGGATATTACATTTAGGTTttgttaaaacatttttactctgtcataggaaaaaaaaacctagcaAGTTTTGCAATCTTAATGATAAGTCATTTTCCAGATTATCTGGTATAGGCCTACGTTTAAAAATCAGCTTACAGTTTACCTTCTGCATGCgttctctgagacaatcataatcattttccttGTTACTGTTCAAATTACTCCTAGGAGGGTTTttgagaaatttattttgaactcctattttgtttaataaataccTCAATATTTATTGCAACAAAATTACACTGCAATATTTGAATACCGTGCTGTCAtaatatattatacaaaatactttatttcctGTTATGAGATCCTGATCTGTGACCAGATcgcaataagaacataagaacataagaaatatacaaacgagaggaggccattcggcccatcgagctcgcttggggagaacttaactaatagctcagagttgttaaaatcttatctagctctgatttaaaggaacccaaggattcagcttgcactacgttatcaggaagactattccatactctgactacacgctgtgtaaagaagtgcttccttaaatccagtttgaaatattctcccgctaatttccacctatggccacgagttcttgtatttgaactaatgctgaagtaactattcggttgaacagcatccaaacctgttagaatcttatagacctggatcatgtcccccctcagtctcctttgcttgaggctgaacagatttagctcaaataacctttcctcgtatgacattcctctaagaccaggaatcattcttgtggccctacgctgcaccttttctaaggccgctatgtcctttttaagatatggtgaccaaacctgtacacaatattctaggtgaggtctcaccaaggaattgtataatcttagcattacctcccttgacttaaactccacacacctggagatataccccaacatcctattggccttttttattgcttccccgcactggcgagaatgagacatggaagcatcaacatacacaccaaggtctttctcataatcagctacctttatttcagtaggtcccataaaatacctgtactttatatttctgctccctacatggagtaccttacatttgtctatgttaaatttcatctgccaggtgtcagcccagtcactaattaaattaagatcccgctgtagctgctgagccgctagttcagtatctgctacaccacccaccttggtgtcatctgcaaatttcaccagtttactgtatatattggtgtctatatcatttatgtaaataaggaacaaaagtggtcctaaaattgaaccctgcggtaccccactatgaacgcaggcccactgtgacatcgagcctctaataactactcgctgcttcctatccgttaaccagttatcaatccaagtcgctacagttcctaaaatacctgtcgctttgagtttaagtgagagcctcttgtggggaacaacatcaaaagccttttggaaatctaaatagatgacatcataggccttcttatcatcaacttcctgagtagcttcctcaaaaaactccaacagatttgttaaacaggatctacctctcctaaatccatgctggctatccctcaaaatgttatttgagtccaggtaatctaccattttctctttgattatagcctccataactttaccagttatacaagttagactgatagATGAaacctatagtttgacaaattacttctatccccttttttgaaaatgggcgttatgttggcatgcttccaatcagaaggtaccacaccttcagataaggatttttgaaacagtaatgttaagggttggcaaataatatccctcatctcttttaacactataggtaagatgccatcagggccctgtgatttatttattttgagcttagctaggctttgcaaaacatcagcttcagttatatatatattagttatagacgatgttggattagtaataagaactggtaagttactagtgtcctcaacagtgaatacccgtgcaaaactatcattgaactcatttactatgtcaatgtcgttttcaattataagacccttactatcctgcagattagtgatttcagcttttagagctcttttagagttaaaatactggaagaaacttttaacgtcatccttagcctccaattaaagcttgtgtcacttcatttgtccatgtatccattattattagttttacGTCTTCAATAATAGGTCAACCGGAAAAAGCAcaatactaacaagctgaaaggagtCATAATTCCACCTATTGTAGATGGGCCTCACAGCATCGGCCTCTAGCGCCGAGAATCGCCAGGGGGTGTTGGTGTGGGGTGCTGTAAGGCTGGGTTCTGCTACACCAGCTCACCACCTGTACTGCAGCCCCGCCCCTTTCAGTCCCGCCCCTTCCAGCCC
This window of the Paramormyrops kingsleyae isolate MSU_618 chromosome 19, PKINGS_0.4, whole genome shotgun sequence genome carries:
- the LOC140581056 gene encoding trace amine-associated receptor 13c-like, which produces MNISLELKTYQYCYPAANETCVKSSYSGFARIALYVFFVSGMTMTITGNLVVIISIAHFKQLHTPTNMLVMSLALADLLLGAVVMPFSIIRSVEGCWYFGDSFCSLHSTFDYFLACASIFHLVSIAVDRYQAVCNPLRYHDTVSIPVAWLMVALSWAAAASYSCGLVYSKGSVTGLDGYITSINCLGSCILLFNAQWSTPNTLIVFFLPCSVMIGLYAKIFLVAGQHVRHLGDMRQQPRFKQNNGKRKTHSSERKAAKTLGIVVGAFILCWMPYFVTSILDPYIDFVTPPVLYEVFFWLGYFNSALNPIIYGLFYPWFQKSLKLIISLKIFNAYSSNTKLFSES